A section of the Streptomyces sp. Je 1-369 genome encodes:
- a CDS encoding amidohydrolase, which yields MTKATLVFLGTVRTGSDTTATTTRATTALAVRDGRVLALGDAARALAPTADEVVDIGDGLLMAAFGDGHAHPLFGGLESFGPQIKELDTVDAIVAEVGRWARRHPEAKWIVGASYDPALAPGGEFDARWLDAAVPDRPVVLRAHDYHTVWCNTEALRRAGVTEATPEPRLGWIVRRADGSPLGTLREWHACDLVLDQVPARDEDELVEAIRRAGHAYARAGITWVQDAWVEPEMADAYLAAVRRGALPLRVDLAQRADPDRWREQRELFAATRARVAADGGELLTARTVKYFSDGVVEGGTAAMLAPYLDAPHSCGMPVWEPSALAEAVRAFDADGFQTHIHAIGDAGVRAALDAVESATTANPVWDRRPVITHVQVVDPADLPRFAGLGVIANFEPLWAQPDPLQTELSIPRIGAKRAALQYPMGELARSGARLSFGSDWPVSSHVPLEGIQVAVTRRTFTGEPAEGWIPHQRLTIDQALTAATAGVAHQAGADDRLTLVPGAPADLVLLSADPRAADPMEIRHARVLGTWLGGRRTYRDRDE from the coding sequence ATGACGAAGGCGACTCTCGTCTTCCTCGGCACGGTCCGCACCGGGAGCGACACCACCGCCACCACCACCCGAGCCACCACCGCCCTCGCCGTCCGCGACGGCCGCGTTCTCGCGCTCGGCGACGCGGCCCGTGCCCTCGCCCCCACCGCCGACGAGGTCGTCGACATCGGCGACGGGCTGCTGATGGCCGCCTTCGGAGACGGGCACGCCCACCCGCTCTTCGGGGGCCTGGAGAGTTTCGGGCCGCAGATCAAGGAGCTGGACACCGTCGACGCGATCGTCGCCGAAGTCGGGCGCTGGGCGCGGCGGCACCCGGAGGCGAAGTGGATCGTCGGCGCGTCCTACGACCCCGCGCTCGCGCCCGGCGGCGAGTTCGACGCACGCTGGCTCGACGCCGCGGTGCCCGACCGGCCCGTCGTCCTGCGCGCCCACGACTACCACACGGTGTGGTGCAACACCGAGGCGCTGCGCAGGGCCGGGGTGACGGAGGCGACTCCGGAGCCGCGGCTCGGCTGGATCGTGCGCCGCGCGGACGGCAGCCCGCTCGGCACCCTGCGCGAGTGGCACGCCTGCGACCTCGTGCTCGACCAGGTGCCCGCGCGGGACGAGGACGAGCTCGTGGAGGCGATCCGGCGTGCCGGGCACGCGTACGCGCGCGCGGGCATCACCTGGGTCCAGGACGCCTGGGTCGAACCGGAGATGGCGGACGCCTACCTCGCCGCCGTCCGGCGCGGGGCCCTCCCTCTCCGCGTCGACCTGGCCCAGCGCGCCGACCCCGACCGCTGGCGCGAGCAGCGCGAACTGTTCGCGGCGACCCGCGCGCGCGTGGCGGCCGACGGTGGGGAACTGCTCACCGCGCGGACGGTGAAGTACTTCAGCGACGGGGTCGTCGAGGGCGGCACGGCCGCCATGCTCGCCCCTTACCTGGACGCGCCGCACAGCTGCGGCATGCCGGTGTGGGAGCCGAGCGCCCTCGCCGAGGCCGTCCGGGCGTTCGACGCCGACGGCTTCCAGACGCACATCCACGCCATCGGGGACGCCGGGGTGCGGGCGGCGCTGGACGCGGTCGAGTCCGCGACCACCGCCAACCCGGTCTGGGACCGGCGCCCGGTGATCACCCACGTTCAGGTCGTCGACCCCGCCGACCTGCCGCGCTTCGCCGGGCTCGGCGTCATCGCCAACTTCGAGCCCCTGTGGGCGCAGCCGGACCCGCTCCAGACCGAGCTGTCCATCCCGCGCATCGGTGCGAAGCGGGCCGCTCTGCAGTACCCGATGGGCGAGCTGGCACGGAGCGGCGCACGGCTGTCCTTCGGCAGCGACTGGCCGGTCAGCTCACACGTACCGTTGGAGGGCATTCAAGTCGCCGTCACCAGGCGTACGTTCACGGGCGAGCCCGCCGAGGGCTGGATCCCGCACCAGCGGCTCACCATCGACCAGGCGCTGACGGCCGCCACCGCCGGGGTCGCCCACCAGGCGGGCGCCGACGACCGTCTCACCCTCGTCCCGGGCGCTCCCGCCGACCTGGTCCTGCTCTCCGCCGACCCGCGTGCGGCCGATCCGATGGAGATCCGCCACGCGCGCGTGCTCGGCACGTGGCTGGGCGGCAGGCGCACGTACAGGGACCGCGACGAGTGA
- a CDS encoding SCO6745 family protein codes for MTTFEASPGRHCHNAVSPLHTSVYFAPEPADELAMLGLERGAMVYLAGRAAPLGAVDAGTVTATFYNSNHEHVQRYIPAAWTLTTPEEVLAARLRGADRTLQRLLGKETLTSAEMTEAAELALHATQACRREARPLYAANADLLVPEEPHLALWHAATLLREHRGDGHLAALAVAGLSGIEALVLHNATGKAPTSALFMRTRGWSAQQWAATRDQLRERGLLDEAGNLTPTGAALRGEAEMLTDRLDAAPYDHLGPAATARLTELADSFSGTLRAAGAFPAVHFGKG; via the coding sequence GTGACTACTTTCGAGGCGAGCCCAGGCCGCCACTGCCACAACGCCGTCAGCCCCCTGCACACATCCGTGTACTTCGCGCCGGAGCCGGCGGACGAACTCGCGATGCTCGGGCTGGAGCGCGGAGCCATGGTCTACCTCGCCGGCCGCGCGGCACCGCTCGGGGCCGTCGATGCGGGCACCGTCACAGCGACTTTCTACAACTCCAACCACGAGCATGTGCAGCGGTACATCCCCGCCGCGTGGACCCTCACCACGCCGGAGGAGGTGCTCGCCGCACGGCTGCGCGGCGCGGACCGAACGCTGCAGCGGCTGCTCGGCAAGGAGACCCTCACGTCCGCGGAAATGACCGAGGCGGCCGAACTGGCGCTGCACGCAACCCAAGCCTGCCGCCGAGAGGCACGGCCGCTCTACGCCGCCAACGCCGACCTCCTGGTACCCGAAGAACCACACCTGGCCCTGTGGCACGCAGCGACGCTGCTGCGCGAACACCGGGGTGACGGGCACCTCGCCGCCCTGGCGGTCGCCGGTCTGTCGGGCATCGAGGCGCTGGTCCTGCACAACGCCACCGGCAAGGCCCCGACATCGGCACTGTTCATGCGCACCCGCGGGTGGTCCGCGCAGCAATGGGCCGCCACCCGGGACCAGTTGCGCGAGCGCGGCCTGCTGGACGAAGCAGGCAACCTCACGCCGACGGGCGCGGCCCTGCGCGGCGAGGCCGAGATGCTCACCGACCGCCTCGACGCCGCCCCGTACGACCACCTCGGCCCGGCAGCCACCGCTCGCCTCACCGAACTGGCCGACAGCTTCTCCGGAACCCTCAGAGCAGCGGGCGCCTTCCCCGCGGTGCACTTCGGCAAAGGCTGA
- a CDS encoding APC family permease, whose protein sequence is MTAPTSSKPASSAPDAADRLRGGAIGTGDLVFFVVAAAAPLTVMAGVAPIAIGMAGDAAPLGYLLSGLLLVVFAAGFTAMSRFVRNAGAFYAYIGRGLGRPAGAGSAYVALVAYNAIEVGLLAAFGWFTESGFEDLTGVNVPWWIWSTAGLVAIGVLGYLRVTLSARILGVALVLEILVLFVFEAGVLADGGGPQGLDFGTLSPAGLGEPGVGGMFVLTIGAFIGFEATAIYAEEARQPERTVPRATYVAVAFLALFYTFTVWMIINAYGSDRARAVASGDGGADMVFSATERFAGAWAADSMHVLIITSAFAATLAFHNGAARYFYALGREGLLPAGLGTVSPKTRAPAVAVLTQSALALAVVVVTVIAGADPYTVTFLWSSGTGILGVMLLQALAALAVYGFFRRDRRGVPSWRVVAAPLLACAGLAVMIVLVCADLDLLTGASTGVNVALIAPLPLVFVVGAGMALRMRRRAPAAYERLTTVDAEGA, encoded by the coding sequence GTGACCGCACCCACCTCGTCCAAACCCGCTTCCTCCGCGCCCGACGCCGCCGACCGCCTCCGCGGCGGCGCCATCGGCACCGGCGACCTCGTGTTCTTCGTCGTGGCCGCGGCCGCCCCGCTCACCGTCATGGCGGGCGTGGCTCCCATCGCCATCGGCATGGCGGGCGACGCGGCGCCACTCGGCTACCTCCTCTCCGGACTGCTCCTCGTCGTCTTCGCCGCTGGATTCACGGCCATGAGCCGGTTCGTGCGCAACGCCGGCGCGTTCTACGCGTACATCGGGCGGGGCCTCGGGCGTCCCGCGGGAGCCGGGTCGGCGTACGTCGCCCTCGTCGCGTACAACGCCATCGAGGTCGGACTGCTCGCCGCCTTCGGGTGGTTCACCGAATCCGGCTTCGAAGACCTCACAGGGGTCAACGTGCCCTGGTGGATCTGGTCCACGGCGGGCCTGGTCGCCATCGGCGTGCTCGGCTACCTCCGCGTCACGCTCAGCGCCAGGATCCTCGGTGTCGCGCTCGTCCTGGAAATCCTCGTGCTGTTCGTCTTCGAAGCGGGCGTTCTCGCCGACGGGGGCGGCCCGCAGGGCCTCGACTTCGGCACGCTCTCGCCCGCGGGGCTCGGGGAGCCGGGCGTGGGCGGCATGTTCGTCCTGACCATAGGAGCGTTCATCGGCTTCGAGGCGACGGCGATCTACGCGGAGGAGGCGCGGCAGCCCGAGCGGACCGTGCCCCGCGCCACCTATGTCGCAGTGGCCTTCCTCGCCCTCTTCTACACCTTCACCGTCTGGATGATCATCAACGCGTACGGTTCCGACCGCGCCCGGGCCGTCGCCTCCGGGGACGGCGGCGCCGACATGGTGTTCTCCGCGACCGAACGGTTCGCCGGTGCCTGGGCCGCCGACTCCATGCACGTGCTGATCATCACCAGCGCCTTCGCCGCCACGCTGGCCTTCCACAACGGCGCCGCCCGCTACTTCTACGCCCTGGGCAGGGAAGGCCTGCTGCCCGCCGGACTCGGCACGGTGTCGCCGAAGACGCGGGCCCCGGCCGTCGCGGTGCTCACGCAGTCGGCCCTCGCGCTCGCCGTGGTCGTCGTGACGGTGATCGCCGGGGCCGATCCGTACACCGTCACCTTCCTGTGGAGCAGTGGCACCGGCATCCTCGGCGTGATGCTGTTGCAGGCACTCGCGGCGCTCGCCGTCTACGGGTTCTTCCGCCGCGACCGGCGAGGCGTGCCGTCCTGGCGCGTGGTCGCCGCACCGCTGCTGGCCTGCGCGGGGCTCGCCGTCATGATCGTCCTGGTCTGCGCCGACCTCGACCTGCTCACCGGGGCGTCCACGGGTGTCAACGTGGCGCTGATCGCTCCGTTGCCGCTGGTGTTCGTGGTGGGGGCGGGGATGGCGCTGCGGATGAGGCGGCGCGCACCGGCGGCGTACGAGCGGCTGACGACGGTGGACGCGGAAGGCGCGTGA
- a CDS encoding GntR family transcriptional regulator, whose product MTQTNHTSSPPGKQMLSEQVYTHLRDAIMRGDHAPGDALKPQDLAKEQGVSLAVVREALVRVVGEGLADRLPNRGFAVPAFSDRRWQEVAEARRTIEPLMLRMSVERGDVDWEARVRAAHHRLARTPAYAPEEGEHYSNAWAEAHRLFHRTLLEGCGNLVLLETFDRMWTASELARRWSAHRNPDRDGALEHRRLEEAVLARDADTATEVLTQHLTQTAAGLTECSLHEPTDEA is encoded by the coding sequence CCTCGTCCCCGCCGGGGAAACAGATGCTCTCCGAGCAGGTCTACACACACCTGCGCGACGCGATCATGCGCGGGGACCACGCCCCCGGTGACGCCCTCAAGCCCCAGGACCTCGCCAAAGAACAGGGCGTGAGCCTGGCCGTCGTCCGCGAGGCGCTCGTGCGGGTGGTCGGCGAGGGCCTCGCCGACCGGCTGCCCAACCGCGGCTTCGCCGTCCCGGCCTTCTCCGACCGCCGCTGGCAGGAGGTCGCGGAGGCCCGCCGGACCATCGAACCGCTCATGCTGCGCATGTCCGTCGAACGCGGCGACGTCGACTGGGAAGCCCGCGTACGAGCCGCCCACCACCGGCTGGCCCGCACCCCGGCGTACGCACCGGAGGAGGGCGAGCACTACAGCAACGCATGGGCCGAAGCCCACCGCCTCTTCCACCGCACCCTGCTGGAGGGGTGCGGCAACCTCGTCCTGCTGGAGACCTTCGACCGGATGTGGACCGCGAGCGAACTGGCCCGCCGCTGGTCGGCGCACCGCAACCCCGACCGGGACGGCGCCCTGGAACATCGCCGGCTGGAGGAGGCCGTACTCGCCCGTGACGCCGACACCGCGACTGAGGTCTTGACCCAGCACCTCACCCAGACCGCGGCCGGACTGACCGAGTGCTCCCTCCACGAACCCACGGACGAAGCCTGA
- a CDS encoding YigZ family protein: MQDEYRTVAREGVHETEINRSRFLCALAPAATEREAQEFVARIRKEHPTASHNCFAYVIGADASVQKASDDGEPGGTAGVPMLQMLMRRDMRYVAAVVTRYYGGVKLGAGGLIRAYGGSVGEALDALGTVTRRRFRLATVTVDHQRAGKVQNDLRAAGREVRDVRYGDAVTIEIGLPDADVDAFRGWLADATAGSAVLELGGEAYGDS, from the coding sequence ATGCAGGACGAGTACCGCACAGTGGCCCGCGAGGGCGTGCACGAGACCGAGATCAACCGCTCGCGCTTCCTGTGCGCCCTGGCACCCGCGGCCACCGAGCGGGAGGCCCAGGAATTCGTCGCACGCATCCGCAAGGAGCACCCGACCGCGAGCCACAACTGCTTCGCGTACGTCATCGGGGCCGACGCCTCCGTGCAGAAGGCGAGCGACGACGGCGAACCCGGCGGCACCGCGGGCGTCCCGATGCTCCAGATGCTGATGCGCCGCGACATGCGCTACGTCGCCGCGGTCGTGACCCGCTACTACGGAGGGGTCAAACTCGGCGCCGGGGGACTCATCCGCGCCTACGGAGGGTCGGTCGGCGAGGCGCTCGACGCCCTCGGCACCGTCACCCGCCGCCGCTTCCGCCTCGCCACCGTCACGGTCGACCACCAGCGCGCGGGCAAGGTCCAGAACGATCTGCGGGCGGCGGGCCGCGAGGTGCGCGACGTCCGCTACGGCGACGCCGTCACGATCGAGATCGGGCTGCCCGACGCCGACGTGGACGCCTTCCGCGGCTGGCTCGCGGACGCCACCGCGGGCAGCGCCGTGCTGGAGCTCGGAGGCGAGGCGTACGGGGATTCCTGA
- a CDS encoding Z1 domain-containing protein: MFDELPWLPSRHRSDHVPSRELPESLSSAMDAFILACSVRRPRGHGGAHNSMLVSVSRLVAVQTQVRELLAERVEAIVERFRNPGSPEARRIMARFEHGTRCPVTWPPQGARSWSPASAVAATAEPNVT, translated from the coding sequence GTGTTCGACGAGCTTCCCTGGCTGCCGAGTCGGCACCGCTCCGACCACGTGCCGAGTCGCGAGCTGCCGGAGTCACTGTCCTCGGCCATGGACGCGTTCATACTGGCCTGCTCCGTGCGACGGCCGAGAGGCCATGGCGGGGCGCACAACTCCATGCTGGTGTCGGTCAGTCGGCTCGTAGCTGTACAGACACAGGTGCGCGAGCTGTTGGCTGAGCGCGTTGAAGCCATCGTCGAGAGGTTCCGAAACCCGGGCAGTCCGGAGGCGCGCCGCATAATGGCTCGTTTCGAACATGGGACGAGGTGCCCGGTCACCTGGCCGCCGCAGGGAGCACGATCATGGTCACCAGCGTCAGCCGTCGCAGCAACTGCAGAACCGAACGTCACGTAG
- a CDS encoding alpha/beta hydrolase, translating into MTAPAVDPEIQTLLDTADTGVFPVHGLDAVLADPRRYALLRAHPDTPDDDQVKVRDLYIPGPAGQLRLRVYRPDTTEDLPMILYIHGGAFTYGSPEAEEGRSLRYARDAHAVVVSVDYRLAPEHPYPAAADDAYTALTWIADNPAELGGDRTRIAVVGGSAGGNIAASTVLRARDQAGPHLLFQSLTYPSVDGSLTSASAREFTDTPVFNRGALELAVRYYAKDGHADPYAFPIRATDLSGLPPTYIAVAEIDPLRDEGRDYAARLSAAGVTTELVQVPGAVHGFDLLFPQARISEHNLTDQVRTLRDALHP; encoded by the coding sequence ATGACTGCCCCCGCTGTCGATCCCGAGATCCAGACCCTGCTCGACACCGCCGACACCGGCGTCTTCCCCGTCCATGGCCTGGACGCCGTCCTCGCCGACCCCCGGCGCTACGCACTGCTGCGTGCACACCCCGACACCCCCGACGACGACCAGGTCAAGGTGCGAGACCTGTACATCCCCGGCCCCGCAGGACAATTGCGACTGCGCGTCTACCGCCCCGACACCACCGAAGACCTGCCGATGATCCTCTACATACACGGCGGCGCCTTCACCTACGGATCCCCCGAGGCCGAAGAGGGACGCTCCCTGCGCTATGCCCGCGACGCCCACGCCGTCGTCGTCTCCGTCGACTACCGCCTCGCCCCCGAACACCCCTACCCGGCCGCAGCCGACGACGCCTACACCGCCCTGACCTGGATCGCCGACAACCCGGCCGAACTCGGCGGAGACCGAACACGCATCGCGGTGGTCGGCGGCAGCGCCGGCGGGAACATCGCCGCCTCCACCGTGCTCCGCGCCCGCGACCAGGCGGGCCCGCACCTGCTCTTCCAGTCCCTGACCTACCCCAGCGTCGACGGCAGTCTGACCAGCGCCTCGGCACGGGAGTTCACCGATACTCCGGTCTTCAACCGGGGCGCGCTGGAACTGGCCGTGCGGTACTACGCGAAGGACGGCCACGCCGACCCGTACGCCTTCCCGATCCGCGCCACCGATCTCAGCGGCCTGCCGCCCACCTACATCGCCGTGGCCGAGATCGACCCGCTGCGCGACGAGGGCCGCGACTACGCCGCACGCCTGTCCGCCGCCGGCGTCACCACCGAACTCGTCCAGGTCCCCGGTGCCGTCCACGGCTTCGACCTCCTCTTCCCCCAGGCCCGCATCAGCGAGCACAACCTCACCGACCAGGTACGGACCCTGCGCGACGCCCTCCACCCCTGA
- a CDS encoding transcriptional regulator: MTPTAQEFLRTTAARLAPDPDANPVVPRIADGRAELRTVAFLALEQRHVIPSDRRSFLHLARRAAESKDLESAAFFDTVADGESLARERLDPLFEACGVSKSAVATYEPHAGCQAYPAYVAWLALNGEPADVVLALTANFAAWGRSCATIARGLRDHYGFDDEACGFFDLFAEPAPDLDRQAVAAVRAGLDRDRVTAAHLRFGRLLAHYEEMFWTTLAERESGGDGGR, translated from the coding sequence ATGACTCCGACGGCACAAGAATTCCTGCGGACCACGGCCGCCCGCCTCGCCCCCGACCCGGACGCGAACCCGGTCGTGCCGCGCATCGCGGACGGCCGGGCGGAGCTGCGGACCGTCGCGTTCCTGGCGCTGGAGCAGCGGCACGTGATCCCCTCGGACCGGCGTTCGTTCCTGCACCTGGCCCGGCGGGCCGCCGAGTCGAAGGACCTGGAATCGGCCGCCTTCTTCGACACCGTCGCCGACGGGGAGAGCCTCGCGAGGGAACGGCTCGACCCGCTCTTCGAGGCGTGCGGAGTGAGCAAGTCCGCCGTGGCGACGTACGAACCGCACGCCGGCTGCCAGGCCTACCCCGCGTACGTCGCCTGGCTCGCCCTGAACGGCGAACCGGCCGACGTCGTCCTCGCCCTCACCGCCAACTTCGCCGCCTGGGGCCGGTCCTGCGCCACGATCGCCCGGGGGCTGCGCGACCACTACGGCTTCGACGACGAGGCGTGCGGTTTCTTCGACCTGTTCGCGGAGCCCGCCCCTGACCTCGACCGGCAGGCCGTCGCCGCGGTGCGGGCGGGCCTCGACCGGGACCGTGTCACAGCGGCCCATCTGCGCTTCGGCCGACTGCTCGCGCACTACGAGGAGATGTTCTGGACGACTCTCGCGGAGCGCGAGAGCGGCGGTGACGGGGGTCGCTGA
- a CDS encoding 4'-phosphopantetheinyl transferase: MATLLADVPVTVVETHDDPADAVLFPEEEAVVAKAVAKRRDEFTTVRHCARTALARIGVPPAPILPGHRGAPGWPDGVVGSMTHCAGYRAAVVARAGEVTSVGIDAEPGEPLRDPDVLNLVADETERAVLASLGSRQPATPWDRLLFSAKESVYKTWFPLTGRWLGFEDARVELTPDGTFTARLLVEGPVVAGVELKGFSGRWIVRDGIAATAIVLR; this comes from the coding sequence TTGGCCACTCTGCTCGCCGACGTGCCCGTCACCGTGGTCGAGACCCACGACGACCCGGCCGACGCCGTCCTCTTCCCGGAGGAGGAGGCGGTGGTCGCGAAGGCCGTGGCCAAGCGGCGCGACGAGTTCACCACCGTGCGGCACTGCGCCCGCACCGCGCTGGCCCGCATCGGCGTGCCGCCCGCGCCGATCCTGCCGGGGCACCGCGGCGCCCCCGGCTGGCCTGACGGCGTCGTCGGCAGCATGACGCACTGCGCCGGGTACCGCGCGGCCGTCGTGGCCCGCGCGGGCGAGGTGACGTCCGTCGGCATCGACGCAGAGCCGGGCGAGCCGCTGCGCGACCCGGACGTCCTGAACCTGGTCGCCGACGAGACGGAGCGTGCCGTACTGGCCTCGCTCGGCTCGCGGCAGCCGGCCACGCCCTGGGACCGGCTGCTGTTCAGCGCGAAGGAGTCCGTCTACAAGACATGGTTCCCGCTGACCGGGCGCTGGCTCGGCTTCGAGGACGCGCGGGTGGAGCTCACCCCGGACGGTACGTTCACCGCGCGGCTGCTAGTCGAGGGGCCCGTGGTGGCGGGCGTCGAGCTGAAGGGGTTCTCCGGGCGGTGGATCGTGCGGGACGGGATCGCCGCCACGGCCATCGTGCTGCGCTGA
- a CDS encoding GlxA family transcriptional regulator encodes MTVAAPHHVAVLALAPVVAFDLSIPAQMLASVETRAGTAAYEVRTLTPDGAPVPTVNGYGVTPQGDLSLLEHADTVIVAGTRCPEVLDAGAVDASVAEALRRAARRRARVVSLCTGSFVLAAAGLLESRRAATHWRYAQQFRRLFPAVDLDTDPLYIADRDILTSAGGAAAIDLCLHLVREDHGSSVANRVARYNVVAPMRDGGQAQYIEHPVREDAGTSTAGARALMTEHLDRRLSLKDLAAHCHMSVRTFTRRFRQETGLSPAEWLASARLAHVRHLLESTELPVDDIAARAGLGSGTNLRQHMRTALDITPSAYRRAFRSATTAFAPPLSEDQRAPSAGT; translated from the coding sequence ATGACTGTTGCGGCACCGCACCATGTGGCCGTCCTGGCCCTCGCACCGGTGGTGGCCTTCGACCTGAGCATCCCGGCCCAGATGCTTGCCTCGGTCGAAACCCGCGCGGGCACCGCGGCCTACGAGGTACGCACCCTCACCCCGGACGGGGCCCCGGTACCGACGGTGAACGGGTATGGCGTCACGCCGCAGGGTGACCTGTCCCTGCTGGAGCACGCCGACACGGTGATCGTCGCCGGCACCCGCTGCCCGGAGGTACTGGACGCCGGCGCGGTGGACGCCTCCGTCGCCGAAGCGCTGCGCCGTGCGGCCCGGCGCCGCGCCCGGGTGGTGTCCCTGTGCACCGGCTCGTTCGTGCTCGCGGCCGCCGGCCTGCTGGAAAGCCGCCGGGCCGCGACCCATTGGCGCTACGCGCAGCAGTTCAGGCGGCTCTTTCCCGCAGTCGACCTCGACACCGACCCGCTCTACATCGCCGATCGCGACATCCTGACGTCAGCCGGGGGCGCGGCCGCCATCGACCTGTGCCTGCACCTGGTCCGGGAGGACCACGGCAGTTCCGTGGCGAACCGGGTGGCGCGGTACAACGTCGTCGCACCCATGAGAGACGGAGGGCAGGCACAGTACATCGAGCACCCGGTCCGGGAGGACGCGGGGACCTCGACGGCCGGGGCACGGGCACTGATGACGGAACACCTGGATCGGCGGCTATCCCTCAAAGACCTCGCGGCCCACTGCCACATGAGCGTACGGACCTTCACCAGGCGCTTCCGACAGGAGACCGGACTCTCCCCGGCCGAATGGCTCGCCTCGGCCCGCTTGGCACACGTACGCCATCTGCTGGAGTCGACCGAACTGCCTGTCGACGACATCGCCGCCAGGGCTGGCCTGGGCAGCGGCACCAACCTGCGGCAGCACATGCGCACCGCCCTGGACATCACCCCGTCCGCCTACCGAAGGGCATTCCGCTCGGCCACCACTGCCTTCGCACCGCCCCTCTCCGAGGACCAGCGGGCCCCGTCCGCAGGCACGTGA